A single window of Achromobacter xylosoxidans DNA harbors:
- a CDS encoding capsular polysaccharide biosynthesis protein — protein MTAFTIAPIGTCRIHTPLRDAVARYPIKQQLGRNYGFVHTSAEALQQARFMFGQAEIPTDVQRVIFRPSNGEQARRGVHKPADLYMVELSSRKLLTVGGYPIQSNYLGRYFSEFFADRARTRAFWAQASDERLAERRAWLDQDPVFKSLSADNRDLLARIVKREQTDDEIEQQMQQLVDLLGRDKVVFVTHVNAMTPDNVPIEQRAQLIAAVTASAQRIGVPCYDPTPLMNKIGQADAMEDGGLDLTHYTPLFAERLYTEWFKTFVRPRLSASTPQLSVPKLGAEESAERIEKIWDAGELREASRRLRDVLRRHPGLPDHTLLFARIQEELGDYEGSLALLGGADGTLATGSKAEQILMRNHFKLGRYDLAHSLAAGLLGDEIETPEIVRIAAISAGHLGFVDEALGNWKQLFRISAPQDATATEAADTVLSLLQAGSDMDATLRWVHEVRAAIPSHGRSFAMLWRDRLIAGDRTGLRALASESPTLKDVEALELVKEATWRGCIMAAAALAVSCKLADSEQEDISAWLRAQSTAWAEEGAQALEEGRLRDAAERICAHRLLNPDALAGVRAQRAFERAMRLGVRAALVAGNHKEVIDLTDIALDTGVEFPELHAMRGRAADALGDKQTAMRHLEQAAANESAPFSTQLHFARVAFNGGWFGEAIDAYKMVLAHGSADQSAKEEAERQLGRLGPRAIRGAREILSAGDPKAAWNLLERVAQSWPQMTEVDHEKRRILAVLYAESRALDSSSTTERLALGERILQLVPDDPIGLRLAAVGAMRLHRFEQALPYWRALQERSDNPAQYDHYIQRCLVWIDKANRRKAA, from the coding sequence ATGACAGCCTTTACCATCGCTCCGATCGGCACCTGCCGCATCCATACCCCGCTGCGCGATGCCGTGGCGCGCTACCCGATCAAGCAACAGCTCGGGCGCAACTACGGTTTCGTGCACACCAGCGCCGAGGCGCTGCAGCAGGCCCGCTTCATGTTCGGCCAGGCCGAGATTCCCACCGACGTGCAGCGCGTGATCTTCCGTCCGTCGAACGGCGAGCAGGCCCGGCGCGGCGTGCACAAGCCGGCCGACCTGTATATGGTCGAGCTGTCCTCGCGCAAGCTGCTGACCGTCGGCGGCTATCCGATCCAGTCCAACTACCTGGGGCGCTACTTCAGCGAGTTCTTCGCCGACCGGGCGCGCACCCGCGCGTTCTGGGCGCAGGCCAGCGACGAACGGCTCGCCGAGCGGCGCGCATGGCTGGACCAGGATCCCGTCTTCAAGAGCCTGTCGGCGGACAATCGGGACCTGCTTGCCCGCATCGTCAAGCGTGAGCAGACGGACGACGAGATCGAGCAGCAGATGCAGCAACTGGTCGACCTGCTGGGCCGGGACAAGGTGGTGTTCGTCACGCACGTCAACGCCATGACGCCCGACAACGTGCCGATCGAACAACGCGCCCAGCTGATCGCCGCGGTGACCGCCAGCGCCCAGCGCATCGGCGTGCCTTGCTACGATCCGACGCCGCTGATGAACAAGATCGGGCAGGCCGACGCGATGGAAGATGGCGGGCTGGACCTGACGCACTACACCCCGCTGTTCGCCGAACGCCTGTACACCGAGTGGTTCAAGACCTTCGTGCGTCCGCGCCTGAGCGCCTCCACCCCGCAGTTGAGCGTGCCCAAGCTGGGCGCCGAAGAAAGCGCGGAGCGCATCGAGAAGATCTGGGACGCGGGCGAGCTGCGCGAAGCCTCGCGCCGCCTGCGCGACGTGCTGCGCCGCCATCCGGGCCTGCCCGACCACACGCTGCTGTTCGCGCGCATCCAGGAAGAGCTGGGCGACTACGAAGGATCGCTGGCGCTGCTGGGCGGCGCGGACGGCACGCTGGCCACCGGCAGCAAGGCCGAGCAGATCCTGATGCGCAACCACTTCAAGCTGGGTCGCTATGACCTGGCGCACTCGCTGGCCGCCGGCCTGCTGGGCGACGAGATCGAGACGCCGGAAATCGTGCGCATCGCGGCGATTTCGGCCGGTCACCTGGGATTCGTGGACGAAGCCCTGGGCAACTGGAAGCAGCTGTTCCGCATTTCCGCGCCGCAGGACGCGACCGCCACGGAGGCGGCCGACACCGTGCTCTCGCTGCTGCAGGCCGGCAGCGATATGGACGCCACCCTGCGCTGGGTCCATGAAGTGCGCGCCGCGATTCCGTCGCATGGCCGCAGCTTCGCCATGCTGTGGCGCGACCGGTTGATCGCCGGGGACCGTACGGGGCTGCGAGCGCTGGCGTCCGAGTCGCCCACGCTCAAGGACGTGGAGGCGCTGGAACTGGTCAAGGAAGCGACCTGGCGCGGATGCATCATGGCCGCCGCCGCGCTGGCCGTGTCCTGCAAACTGGCCGACAGCGAGCAGGAGGACATTTCGGCCTGGCTGCGCGCGCAGTCCACGGCCTGGGCGGAAGAGGGCGCGCAGGCGCTGGAAGAAGGCCGCCTGCGCGATGCCGCCGAGCGCATCTGCGCGCACCGCCTGCTCAACCCCGACGCCCTGGCCGGCGTGCGCGCGCAGCGCGCCTTCGAGCGCGCCATGCGCCTGGGCGTGCGTGCGGCGCTGGTGGCGGGCAACCACAAGGAAGTGATCGACCTGACCGACATCGCGCTGGACACCGGCGTCGAGTTCCCGGAACTGCATGCGATGCGCGGCCGCGCGGCCGACGCGCTGGGCGACAAGCAGACCGCCATGCGGCACCTGGAGCAGGCCGCCGCCAACGAATCCGCGCCTTTCAGCACGCAGCTGCATTTCGCGCGGGTCGCGTTCAACGGCGGCTGGTTCGGCGAGGCCATCGACGCCTACAAGATGGTGCTGGCCCATGGCTCGGCCGACCAGAGCGCCAAGGAGGAAGCCGAACGCCAGCTGGGAAGGCTGGGACCGCGCGCCATCCGCGGCGCCCGCGAAATCCTGTCGGCGGGCGATCCCAAGGCGGCCTGGAACCTGCTCGAGCGCGTGGCGCAGTCGTGGCCGCAGATGACGGAAGTCGACCACGAGAAGCGGCGAATCCTGGCCGTGCTGTACGCCGAATCGCGCGCGCTGGACTCGTCCAGCACCACCGAGCGCCTGGCGCTGGGTGAGCGCATCCTGCAGCTGGTGCCGGACGATCCCATCGGCCTGCGCCTGGCCGCGGTCGGCGCCATGCGGCTGCACCGCTTCGAACAGGCCTTGCCCTACTGGCGCGCGCTCCAGGAACGTTCCGACAATCCGGCCCAGTACGACCACTACATCCAGCGCTGCCTGGTGTGGATCGACAAGGCCAACCGCAGGAAGGCCGCATGA
- a CDS encoding ATPase: MIHLNGVTDEPLAFGSRQALLAGAHLDIPVGRYALLSPAPELHRQIIDLLCGLRPPRQGFVRHEGNVSWAIGRQGFIRGKANGLSMIELVSQMYEIDADATYELVADLISDPRSLSRPMEHWPLYARQEFSFALALAPAFDIYVIEGAIPFEPCRFTRLWLALFEERLVGRTLILSSYRQNQLADYCLKGLIYERSALRIEDDLDQCISKFPPRRSRSESGTGDDVFGGFDEGQLGF, from the coding sequence ATGATTCATCTCAATGGCGTGACGGATGAACCCCTGGCCTTCGGCAGCCGGCAGGCGCTGCTGGCCGGCGCCCATCTCGACATTCCCGTCGGCCGCTACGCCTTGCTTTCGCCCGCGCCGGAGCTGCATCGCCAGATCATCGACCTGCTGTGCGGCCTGCGTCCGCCGCGCCAGGGCTTCGTGCGGCACGAGGGCAACGTGTCCTGGGCCATCGGCCGGCAGGGCTTCATCCGTGGCAAGGCCAACGGCCTGAGCATGATCGAGCTGGTGAGCCAGATGTACGAGATCGATGCCGATGCGACGTACGAACTGGTGGCCGACCTGATCAGCGACCCCAGGAGCCTGAGCCGGCCGATGGAACATTGGCCGTTGTATGCGAGGCAGGAGTTTTCGTTCGCGCTGGCGCTGGCGCCGGCGTTCGACATCTACGTGATCGAAGGGGCGATTCCCTTCGAACCCTGCCGTTTCACCCGTCTCTGGCTGGCGCTGTTCGAAGAACGCCTGGTCGGCAGGACGCTCATTCTTTCCAGTTACCGCCAGAATCAATTGGCGGACTATTGCCTGAAGGGCCTGATTTATGAACGAAGCGCACTCCGCATCGAAGACGACCTCGACCAGTGCATCAGTAAGTTCCCCCCGCGACGATCACGCAGCGAATCCGGAACAGGCGACGACGTCTTCGGCGGCTTCGACGAGGGCCAGCTCGGCTTCTGA
- a CDS encoding polysaccharide biosynthesis/export family protein: MQMNVPAAGPRRIAAPALLLITVLTLSGCQLPRSGPMLSEVTGAHDAKDVVVMQASRELARASRVAEVSDFPVRYRDLTQAGFDRLVPGDGVNVKVWERGGLGVFTADPSGVSDLGNQELDRNGNVAFPILGKFQAGGMTLAQLHDAIVGRLSRLVAGADVSVTRVADARGQMVTVQGNLTKPGMYPITQTAQRLSSALAQAAPVQTNPEQLVVSLRRDNQVASVRLSDIYRNQNNDILLRPGDVITAYESREFLTVLGAAGNQGRVAISKRNYSVLDALADARGLDDKTADPRSVFLFTPAQAGVDGKPDLLPVVYQFDLTRAEQVALAREFSVHEGQAIYISDAPFTQVQKVLSAFRVTMSAGFSATRAIDSDSGSSSSSGVSQ, from the coding sequence ATGCAAATGAACGTCCCGGCCGCGGGCCCGCGCCGCATCGCGGCGCCGGCCCTGCTGCTGATTACCGTGCTTACGCTCAGCGGCTGCCAGTTGCCGCGTTCCGGCCCCATGCTCAGTGAGGTGACAGGCGCCCACGACGCCAAGGACGTGGTCGTGATGCAGGCCTCGCGCGAGCTCGCGCGCGCGAGCCGGGTTGCCGAGGTCTCGGATTTTCCCGTGCGCTACCGCGACCTGACCCAGGCCGGTTTCGACCGCCTGGTGCCGGGCGACGGCGTCAACGTGAAAGTGTGGGAGCGCGGCGGGCTGGGCGTGTTCACGGCGGACCCGTCCGGCGTGAGCGACCTGGGCAACCAGGAACTGGACCGCAACGGCAATGTCGCGTTTCCCATTCTCGGCAAATTCCAGGCCGGCGGCATGACGCTGGCGCAACTGCACGACGCCATCGTCGGGCGCCTGAGCCGGCTGGTGGCCGGCGCCGACGTCAGCGTGACGCGCGTGGCCGACGCCCGCGGACAGATGGTGACGGTGCAGGGCAACCTGACCAAGCCGGGCATGTATCCCATCACGCAGACCGCCCAGCGCCTGAGCAGCGCGCTGGCGCAGGCCGCGCCGGTGCAGACCAATCCGGAGCAACTGGTCGTCAGCCTGCGACGCGACAATCAGGTCGCCTCGGTGCGCCTCTCGGACATCTACCGCAACCAGAACAACGACATCCTGCTGCGCCCGGGCGATGTCATCACCGCGTATGAATCGCGCGAGTTCCTGACGGTGCTGGGCGCCGCCGGCAACCAGGGCCGCGTGGCGATCAGCAAGCGCAACTACAGCGTGCTGGACGCGCTGGCCGACGCCAGGGGCCTGGATGACAAGACGGCGGACCCGCGTTCGGTCTTCCTGTTCACGCCCGCGCAGGCCGGCGTGGACGGCAAGCCGGACCTGCTGCCGGTGGTGTACCAGTTCGATCTCACGCGCGCCGAGCAGGTGGCGCTGGCGCGCGAATTCAGCGTGCACGAGGGCCAGGCGATCTATATCTCCGACGCGCCGTTCACGCAGGTGCAGAAAGTGCTTTCGGCGTTCCGCGTGACCATGAGCGCCGGCTTCAGCGCGACGCGCGCCATCGACTCCGACTCCGGCTCGAGTTCCTCCAGCGGCGTCAGCCAGTAG
- a CDS encoding ABC transporter permease has product MSNEDRIKGWRARRKDSSYAVGSGVAAWRLDPAALFEAKAEPAVLFRPLLARLQGEPHDSVAARRAVYEAVQAELDAEIARAKVDETLADFSRRRLRIIVRLLEQDIRAGVDVFAPGYMPARLVAEDRRLAEAHARREERRRQDEAREARREASRNDVALEMELPPGEAGDLEILRERLRGLHAGHHPRLAGRGWPGGRTLLALFVYQLHVMHGESRIALLWALVGPVVLLTLISSLYILMGTHYILGMDVQTFSLLGATTWIMFRQIIFRSSTAYVSARGLLNFQGVSPLMCALVQALLYVSVYLVVFVVLIGAGHALDLITLPKSWPGFMLYVVLMACCAAAMGLLFGAIATFWHFFLRLAPVIERFLQIFSGVFFVSEQLPEQLRPWMLWLPFSHGMQLLRSAYFDAYTSQDASLGYFLTSLVFLMVVALAAERLARPNIQPM; this is encoded by the coding sequence ATGAGCAACGAGGATCGGATCAAGGGTTGGCGCGCGCGGAGAAAGGACAGCAGCTACGCGGTGGGTTCGGGCGTCGCCGCGTGGCGCCTGGATCCCGCCGCGCTGTTCGAGGCGAAGGCCGAGCCGGCCGTGCTGTTCAGGCCTTTGCTGGCGCGCCTGCAGGGCGAGCCGCATGACTCCGTGGCCGCCCGGCGGGCGGTGTACGAGGCGGTGCAGGCGGAGCTGGACGCGGAGATTGCGCGCGCCAAGGTCGACGAGACGCTGGCGGACTTCTCCCGGCGGCGCCTGCGCATCATCGTGCGCCTGCTGGAGCAGGACATCCGCGCGGGCGTCGACGTGTTCGCGCCGGGCTATATGCCGGCCCGGCTGGTGGCGGAGGACCGGCGCCTGGCCGAGGCGCATGCGCGGCGCGAGGAGCGACGCAGGCAGGACGAGGCGCGGGAGGCCCGCCGCGAGGCGTCGCGCAACGACGTCGCGCTGGAAATGGAGCTGCCCCCGGGGGAGGCCGGCGACCTGGAGATCCTGCGGGAGCGGCTGCGCGGGTTGCATGCCGGGCATCATCCGCGCCTGGCCGGCCGCGGCTGGCCAGGCGGACGCACGTTGCTGGCGCTGTTCGTCTACCAGCTGCATGTGATGCACGGCGAGAGCCGCATCGCCCTGTTGTGGGCGCTGGTGGGCCCGGTGGTGCTGCTGACGCTGATTTCGTCGCTGTACATCCTGATGGGCACGCACTACATCCTGGGGATGGACGTGCAGACCTTCTCGCTGCTGGGGGCGACCACATGGATCATGTTCCGGCAGATCATCTTCAGGAGCAGCACGGCGTACGTGTCGGCCCGCGGCCTGTTGAATTTCCAGGGCGTTTCGCCCTTGATGTGCGCGCTGGTGCAGGCGCTGCTGTACGTGTCGGTGTACCTGGTGGTGTTCGTGGTGCTGATCGGCGCCGGCCATGCGCTGGACCTCATCACGCTGCCCAAGAGCTGGCCGGGCTTCATGCTGTACGTGGTGCTGATGGCGTGCTGCGCCGCCGCGATGGGCCTGCTGTTCGGCGCGATCGCGACCTTCTGGCACTTCTTCCTGCGGCTGGCGCCGGTGATCGAGCGCTTCCTGCAGATTTTCTCCGGCGTCTTTTTCGTCTCGGAGCAGCTGCCGGAGCAATTGCGGCCCTGGATGCTGTGGCTGCCTTTCTCCCATGGCATGCAGCTGTTGCGATCGGCCTATTTCGACGCCTACACGTCGCAGGACGCGAGCCTGGGATATTTCCTGACCAGCCTGGTTTTCCTGATGGTGGTCGCCCTGGCGGCCGAGCGGCTGGCCCGTCCCAATATCCAGCCCATGTGA
- a CDS encoding sugar ABC transporter produces MLFVATPRYEAESRFFVQSGSGQQGGGAMAASLLTTGNSGGMLGGFVDGWAVSDFLRSRDSMRQLDKKVGLRQYLRNAGLDPANHLSEDSSEDDLYRAYRASVQVSFNALEQIDVLRVRAYSPEDAEMLSKALIGLAEDFVSSMNEKGVADKLKVSEESVRQAEQKALAAREALTSWRTTHGNIDPTATVAMLLNLSSQLEAELSSAQINLDKIRALGNKDHFMLKPAETQVVALKKRLASVRQRLSGEGNTEAKQLKSYEALRNTQAFADSNLTLAQQSYQQAVTDALRLQRYLSIIAQPVSTDRPSSPRTGVLLLQALALGFVLMFVLRAAMALLRGLRHG; encoded by the coding sequence GTGCTGTTCGTGGCCACGCCGCGCTACGAAGCGGAATCGCGCTTCTTCGTGCAATCGGGCTCGGGCCAGCAGGGCGGCGGCGCCATGGCGGCCAGCCTGCTCACCACGGGGAATTCGGGCGGCATGCTCGGCGGTTTCGTCGACGGCTGGGCCGTCAGCGATTTCCTGCGGTCGCGCGACAGCATGCGGCAGCTGGACAAGAAGGTCGGGTTGCGGCAGTACCTGCGCAACGCCGGCCTGGACCCGGCCAACCACCTGTCCGAGGATTCGAGCGAGGACGATCTGTATCGCGCCTACCGGGCCTCGGTCCAGGTTTCCTTCAATGCGCTGGAGCAGATCGACGTGCTGCGGGTGCGCGCGTATTCGCCCGAAGACGCCGAAATGCTATCGAAGGCCTTGATCGGCCTGGCGGAGGACTTCGTCAGCTCCATGAACGAAAAGGGCGTGGCGGACAAGCTGAAGGTCAGCGAGGAATCGGTCCGGCAGGCCGAGCAGAAGGCGCTGGCCGCGCGCGAAGCCCTGACCTCGTGGCGAACCACGCACGGCAATATCGACCCGACCGCCACGGTGGCCATGCTGCTGAACCTGTCCAGCCAGCTCGAAGCGGAACTGAGCAGCGCCCAGATCAACCTGGACAAGATCCGCGCGCTGGGCAACAAGGACCACTTCATGCTCAAGCCCGCGGAAACGCAGGTCGTGGCCCTGAAGAAACGGCTCGCCAGCGTGCGCCAGCGCCTGAGCGGCGAAGGCAACACGGAAGCGAAACAACTGAAATCCTACGAGGCGCTGCGCAACACCCAGGCCTTTGCGGATTCGAACCTGACGCTGGCGCAGCAGTCGTACCAGCAGGCCGTGACCGACGCCCTGCGCCTGCAGCGTTACCTGTCCATCATCGCGCAGCCGGTCTCCACGGACCGGCCCAGCAGTCCGCGCACCGGCGTGCTGCTGTTGCAGGCGCTGGCGCTGGGCTTCGTGCTCATGTTCGTCCTGCGCGCGGCGATGGCCTTGCTTAGAGGATTGCGCCATGGTTGA
- a CDS encoding glycosyltransferase — protein MNPPLTTERKNTASDLQEVKTRLEEIVAASGRVQVAQANLVDAQALARGHMADSKVRFLLLRLKEAAGLNEGMAEQWATLLRECPDDLEIVRYCATRLVKERRVDDALALVERHLPESTDNPSRLFARAKLLSDIRAHEQSDELFRRLILQHTDRNIRVEFAKRLRKRGLLADAFDVIAPVAKHLAPGSKAAELADGLASDYAFYQRLEPEAALAGKDIRIVSMKHAILHFRNRQIPEYSPDKPVSVALVTGSLGPGGAERQLTRLAGELARMADTPAPRPADVPMKPEKVEVLVKQHTEPAGSTKKQGLDFFLSVLVKARIPVTEINKLPAISVAHQSVPDGSLSRLLEQLPPPVHYGVTRLAPVLRANTFDVVSLWQDGTCLFGALAALLAGAPTIHLVFRGLPPNIRKDRFREEYPELYQALAQVPGVHFVSNSRKAAEAYAEWLGIPIVRFHVLYNGVPDLATDAAATDQEKWRAFQESTADATETIGGVFRLEPDKRPQLWIKLAALYLKQRPQARFVIVGDGRLHENIVALAQELCVMDRLLLVGLSNHVGYWYSQMDAKVLLSRYEGLPNVLIEAQLLGVPVVSTPAGGAGECFEEDQTGHLLGDVEHPDLHEACDKVASIVDRVRADASLRAQSRHRAQTLFSLEAMLAKFLSLCMPAMPESENDESMDMPPMRLMQA, from the coding sequence ATGAATCCGCCACTGACTACCGAACGCAAGAACACCGCGTCCGACCTGCAGGAGGTCAAGACGCGGCTGGAGGAAATCGTGGCGGCGTCGGGACGGGTCCAGGTGGCGCAGGCGAACCTGGTCGACGCGCAAGCCCTGGCGCGCGGCCACATGGCCGACTCCAAGGTGCGCTTCCTGCTGCTCCGGCTGAAGGAAGCGGCCGGCCTGAACGAGGGCATGGCCGAGCAATGGGCCACGCTGCTGCGGGAGTGCCCGGACGACCTGGAGATCGTGCGTTATTGCGCGACCCGGCTGGTCAAGGAGCGCCGCGTCGACGACGCGCTGGCGCTGGTCGAGCGGCACCTGCCCGAGTCCACGGACAATCCGTCGCGGCTGTTCGCCCGCGCCAAGCTGCTGAGCGATATCCGCGCGCATGAGCAGTCCGACGAGCTGTTCCGCCGGCTGATCCTGCAGCATACGGACCGCAACATCCGCGTCGAGTTCGCCAAGCGCCTGCGCAAGCGCGGCCTGCTGGCGGACGCCTTCGACGTCATCGCGCCCGTGGCCAAGCATCTTGCGCCGGGCAGCAAGGCGGCGGAACTGGCCGACGGCCTGGCCAGCGACTACGCCTTCTATCAGCGCCTGGAGCCCGAAGCCGCGCTGGCCGGCAAGGACATCAGGATCGTCTCGATGAAGCATGCGATCCTGCATTTCCGCAATCGGCAGATTCCGGAATACTCGCCCGACAAGCCCGTCTCGGTCGCGCTGGTGACCGGCAGCCTGGGGCCCGGCGGCGCCGAACGGCAGCTGACGCGGCTGGCCGGGGAACTGGCCCGCATGGCGGATACGCCCGCCCCGCGGCCCGCCGACGTGCCGATGAAGCCGGAAAAAGTCGAGGTGCTGGTCAAGCAGCACACCGAGCCGGCCGGTTCCACCAAGAAGCAGGGGCTGGACTTCTTCCTGTCGGTGCTGGTCAAGGCGCGGATTCCGGTCACGGAAATCAACAAGCTGCCGGCGATCTCGGTGGCCCACCAGTCGGTGCCGGACGGCAGCCTGAGCCGGCTGCTGGAACAGTTGCCGCCGCCGGTCCACTACGGCGTGACGCGATTGGCGCCGGTGTTGCGCGCCAACACCTTCGACGTGGTCAGCCTGTGGCAGGACGGCACGTGCCTGTTCGGCGCCCTGGCGGCGCTGCTGGCCGGCGCGCCGACCATCCACCTGGTGTTCCGCGGCCTGCCGCCGAACATCCGCAAGGACCGCTTCCGCGAGGAGTATCCTGAGCTGTACCAGGCGCTGGCGCAGGTGCCCGGCGTGCATTTCGTCAGCAACAGCCGCAAGGCCGCCGAGGCCTACGCGGAGTGGCTCGGCATTCCCATCGTGCGCTTCCACGTGCTGTACAACGGCGTGCCGGACCTGGCCACCGATGCCGCGGCGACGGACCAGGAAAAGTGGCGCGCCTTCCAGGAAAGCACCGCCGACGCGACGGAGACCATCGGCGGCGTGTTCCGCCTGGAGCCGGACAAGCGGCCGCAACTATGGATAAAGCTCGCGGCGCTCTACCTGAAGCAGCGTCCGCAGGCGCGCTTCGTCATCGTCGGCGACGGCCGCCTGCACGAGAACATCGTGGCGCTGGCGCAGGAATTGTGCGTGATGGACCGGTTGCTGCTGGTCGGCTTGTCGAACCACGTGGGCTACTGGTATTCGCAGATGGATGCCAAGGTGCTGCTGTCGCGCTACGAGGGCCTGCCCAACGTGCTGATCGAAGCCCAATTGCTCGGCGTGCCGGTGGTCTCGACGCCGGCCGGCGGGGCGGGCGAGTGTTTCGAGGAGGACCAGACCGGCCACCTGCTGGGCGATGTCGAACATCCGGACCTGCACGAGGCCTGCGACAAGGTCGCCTCGATCGTGGATCGGGTGCGCGCCGACGCGAGCCTGAGGGCGCAAAGCCGCCATCGGGCGCAGACCCTGTTCTCGCTGGAGGCCATGCTGGCCAAGTTCCTGAGCCTGTGCATGCCGGCCATGCCCGAGTCGGAGAACGACGAGAGCATGGATATGCCGCCGATGCGCCTGATGCAGGCCTGA